One window from the genome of Diabrotica virgifera virgifera chromosome 6, PGI_DIABVI_V3a encodes:
- the LOC126886478 gene encoding uncharacterized protein LOC126886478 has protein sequence MAKIDHIRQCFNIDKRKRFQALRRIREVYLHLKTHSCLKMKVCVAARTLSHTVASTLEEMVSNPNNNNIPSQAIETAEFVHDVDQLFDSFNGRTTKPECGKPYRRCMSNRSPHAVLWNRLLPKINSWMFIDEKVKKKVMPFKSGWLTTIAATKELWNICKDLGFKFLRTRALNQDPLENSFASIRHLGAENVNPSCYQFISSFKTSVLNNLITPSSNKNCETDDGSILDNLQDFLESSITKNDFIDLDVLDVNEIENLALPLPDTDVTGHEGNTLAYVAGFIIKNLKSIKECEVCAANIISDCLEPHHTFTMFKEYSDNKLSLNYVTKNFLVDLAKMYDIVIAVLVINGHINHLVKKIKILIKKYVTLEWFTCNQHLDYVFNYCLDVSVSLIIKKYYDDVYRSSQDLQKNDLRKKKINTNKKINNPSLRRNLSCRAKSDNNNDQ, from the coding sequence ATGGCCAAAATTGATCATATAAGACAGTGTTTTAATATAGACAAAAGAAAACGTTTTCAAGCATTAAGACGGATAAGGGAGGTTTATTTACATCTCAAAACTCATAGTTGCTTAAAAATGAAAGTGTGTGTAGCCGCACGGACCCTCAGTCATACAGTTGCTTCCACTTTGGAAGAGATGGTTAGTAAtccaaataataataatataccctCTCAAGCTATCGAAACTGCTGAATTTGTGCATGATGTAGATCAGCTTTTCGATAGCTTTAATGGCAGAACAACAAAGCCTGAATGTGGCAAGCCTTATCGTAGGTGTATGTCTAATAGATCTCCTCATGCCGTGCTGTGGAATCGCCTTCTTCCTAAAATTAATAGCTGGATGTTTATTGATGAAAAAGTCAAAAAGAAGGTAATGCCATTTAAGTCAGGGTGGTTAACAACCATTGCAGCCACAAAAGAGTTGTGGAATATTTGTAAAGATTTGGGATTTAAGTTTTTAAGAACCCGTGCTCTAAATCAAGATCCTTTGGAAAACTCATTTGCCTCTATACGCCATCTAGGAGCAGAAAATGTAAATCCAAGTTGCTACCAGTTTATTTCATCATTTAAAACATCTGTTCTTAATAACTTAATTACTCCTTCTTCTAATAAAAATTGTGAAACAGATGATGGCTCTATTCTTGATAATTTGCAAGACTTTTTGGAAAGTTCAATaaccaaaaatgattttattgatttaGATGTTTTAGATGTGAATGAAATAGAAAATCTAGCTCTACCATTACCTGATACAGATGTTACAGGTCATGAAGGTAACACATTAGCATATGTTGCTGggtttataataaaaaatcttaaatCGATTAAAGAATGTGAGGTGTGTGCAGCTAATATCATATCTGACTGTTTGGAACCACACCATACATTtacaatgtttaaagaatatagTGATAATAAATTAAGTTTAAAttatgttacaaaaaattttctaGTAGATTTAGCCAAAATGTACGATATTGTAATTGCGGTATTAGTCATTAATGGACATATAAACCATTtggtcaaaaaaattaaaattctgATAAAAAAGTATGTAACTCTGGAGTGGTTTACTTGTAACCAACATTTGGATTATGTGTTTAATTATTGTCTAGATGTGTCTGTATCCttaataattaagaaatattATGATGATgtttatagaagttctcaagatttgcaaaaaaatgatttacgaaaaaagaaaattaatactaataagaaaattaataatccCTCCCTTAGACGGAATCTGAGCTGTAGGGCTAAATCTGATAACAATAATGATCAGTGA